AACTCGACCTGACCGAAGCCAAGGAGGCGACCGACGCCGAATCACTGCGGTCGGTCGCCGAGACTGCCGAGGAGTCAGCCCGCGACTACGTCCGCCAGCGCGGGTTCATCAAGGGCGGCGACCTCCTCGCGCTCGACGACACCTACCTCGCGGCCGTCGAACTGCGCCACGCTGCCAGCACGGTCGGGCGAGCGATGGACGTGGGCGACGACGAAGAACTCTACTTCCTCTCGCTGCTGCGCGGGGCCGAAGACGGCGACCGACCGCCAGCCAGCGACGTGCCGCCCTCGATGCACGAGGTGCGCGGTCTCGCCTACGGAAACGCCGTACAAGAGTACCGTCGCGAGATGGCCGACTGGGCGGCCGAGAACGACGTGGACGACGACGGTCACTCCGCGCTGGAGACGCTCGGCGACCACGTCAAACGAATCCGCGCACTCGACGGCGACGTTGCCCCCGAGACGGCCGACAGCCTCGTGGCGGCGACCCGCGACGTGAGCGCGTACTTGCGCGAGCACGACGTGGACGCGCTCGCTAGCGCGCGCGAACGATTCGGAAAATTGGCGTAGCGCGAAGTCTTGAAGTCGGCATTCCGGGCAACTCTTTTGGTGCGTGCTACCATTTAACTAGGCATGGGGACCGACGCGCCGTCGCCCGTCCGCACGCTACTCTGGTTGTTAGTCATCGGCCTCGTCCTCGTTCCAGTGGCGATGCCGTGGCTGAACGGGGATTTCCTCCCCGAACTCGACGGCGGCCAACTCGTCCGGTTCGTCGGCCTCGGCGTCACGGTGTTCGTCCTGCTCTGGCTAATCTGGCAGAAACGACGGACGAGAGGCATCGACAACAACGAGGGTCGCGTCGAGGGGTCCGGCGAGTCCTACGAGAACTACGCCTACAACGAACAGCAGGCAGCGCGCCGAGAGGGCGAACGAATCCACAACGAGGCCGAGCGGCTGTCGGAACTCGACCGGAAAATCGAACGGCGCTAAAATCGAGCAGAGAGAAGTAATTCAGGGCAGTTCGACCGAAACGTCTTCCTGCCGACCCGCGGCCTTCACCGTGTTGTAGAGCAACATCGCGCGAGTCATCGGACCGACGCCGCCGGGAACCGGGGTAATCGCGCCCGCTTTCTCCTTCGCGGAGTCGTACTCCACGTCACCGATGAGTTCGTAGCCTTTGTCGTTGTCTGCGTCCACACGATTTATCCCCACGTCGATGACTGCCGCGCCCTCTTTCAGCATGTCGCCCGTGATGAACTCGGGGACGCCAGCGGCCGCAATCACGATGT
The sequence above is a segment of the Halorussus halophilus genome. Coding sequences within it:
- a CDS encoding DUF7117 family protein → MKVRGERECKQCGTRWSYYETESVECPSCGSVRSVGVDDDRALHTATPVELDLTEAKEATDAESLRSVAETAEESARDYVRQRGFIKGGDLLALDDTYLAAVELRHAASTVGRAMDVGDDEELYFLSLLRGAEDGDRPPASDVPPSMHEVRGLAYGNAVQEYRREMADWAAENDVDDDGHSALETLGDHVKRIRALDGDVAPETADSLVAATRDVSAYLREHDVDALASARERFGKLA